In the genome of Candidatus Abawacabacteria bacterium, one region contains:
- a CDS encoding alanine--tRNA ligase, with protein sequence MFTAKELRKKYLDFFQKNNHAVLASASLVPENDPSVLFTTAGMHPLVPFLMGEKHPRGMRLVNVQKCLRTDDIDEVGDNTHNTYFEMLGNWSLGDYFKEESITLSFRFLTEELGVAIEKLAVTCFAGDDTAPRDEVSHHCWLKLGIQEARIAFLGKEDNWWPSGGKHPGPQGPDTEIFYWTGMESAPTIYDPADKRWVEIWNNVFMEFNRTTDGAYQALAQQNVDTGMGLERTLMVLNGKTNIYETELFIPIINKIRELAENQDTISERVIADHVRAAMFLLADHVRPSNVDQGYILRRLIRRAVRHGRKMGIKGNFLEVLGAIVIALYQEAYPELMKHPVALLQAIQDEENQFSKTLENGLKQFRKLEQELTATGNKMINGEEAFHLYDTFGFPIEITKELASEVGFVVDEAGFGVAFKKHQELSRQGSEQKFAGGLADHSDESKKLHTATHLLHQALRMVLGPHIEQRGSNITQERLRFDFPHDQAMTAEQKVQVEKIVNEQIRRDLSVTWEELSVDEAKAKGAIGIFEDRYGDRVKVYTMGDFSKEICGGPHVDHTGELKAFKILKEESSSKGIRRIKAVIGEAAL encoded by the coding sequence ATGTTTACTGCAAAAGAATTGCGCAAAAAGTATTTGGACTTTTTTCAAAAAAACAATCATGCTGTTTTAGCTAGCGCCTCTTTGGTGCCAGAGAATGATCCTAGTGTGCTTTTTACCACCGCTGGTATGCATCCTTTGGTGCCCTTTTTGATGGGTGAAAAACATCCTCGAGGGATGAGATTGGTAAATGTCCAAAAGTGTTTGCGCACCGATGACATTGATGAGGTTGGTGATAATACGCACAATACCTATTTTGAAATGTTAGGAAATTGGTCCTTGGGTGATTATTTCAAAGAAGAATCGATAACGTTAAGTTTTAGATTTCTCACTGAAGAGTTAGGTGTTGCTATAGAGAAACTGGCAGTAACCTGTTTTGCTGGGGATGATACGGCACCAAGGGATGAAGTGTCTCACCACTGTTGGCTAAAGCTGGGTATTCAAGAAGCTCGCATTGCTTTTTTAGGCAAAGAAGATAATTGGTGGCCATCTGGAGGTAAGCATCCCGGTCCCCAAGGTCCTGATACGGAAATATTTTATTGGACTGGTATGGAAAGTGCTCCTACTATTTATGATCCTGCTGACAAACGTTGGGTAGAAATATGGAACAATGTGTTCATGGAATTTAATCGTACTACGGATGGTGCTTATCAGGCGCTTGCTCAACAAAATGTGGATACTGGTATGGGACTGGAGCGTACTTTGATGGTTCTGAATGGTAAGACCAATATTTATGAGACCGAACTTTTTATTCCTATTATCAATAAAATCCGTGAGCTAGCAGAGAATCAAGATACTATTTCCGAGCGCGTGATTGCTGACCATGTTCGGGCTGCTATGTTTCTCTTAGCTGATCATGTTCGTCCTAGCAATGTCGATCAGGGCTATATCCTTCGCCGTTTAATTCGTCGTGCTGTCCGTCATGGTCGGAAAATGGGCATTAAGGGAAACTTTTTAGAAGTACTAGGAGCTATTGTGATTGCTCTTTATCAAGAAGCCTATCCAGAGTTAATGAAGCATCCTGTTGCTTTACTCCAAGCTATCCAAGACGAGGAAAATCAATTTAGTAAAACTTTGGAAAATGGTTTGAAGCAATTCCGTAAATTAGAACAAGAGCTCACTGCTACGGGTAATAAAATGATTAATGGTGAAGAAGCTTTTCATCTCTATGACACGTTTGGTTTTCCTATCGAAATTACTAAGGAATTGGCCAGTGAAGTTGGTTTTGTTGTTGATGAAGCTGGTTTCGGTGTTGCTTTCAAAAAACATCAAGAATTATCTCGCCAAGGTAGCGAACAAAAGTTTGCTGGTGGCCTTGCCGATCATTCTGACGAAAGCAAAAAACTTCATACTGCCACTCACCTATTGCATCAGGCTTTACGTATGGTATTGGGACCACATATTGAACAACGAGGCAGTAATATTACCCAAGAAAGATTACGTTTTGATTTCCCCCATGATCAGGCTATGACTGCTGAGCAAAAAGTACAGGTGGAAAAAATTGTGAATGAGCAAATACGTCGTGATTTGTCGGTAACCTGGGAAGAATTGTCTGTAGATGAGGCCAAAGCAAAGGGTGCTATTGGGATATTTGAAGATCGCTATGGAGATAGAGTAAAGGTGTATACGATGGGAGATTTCTCTAAAGAAATTTGTGGTGGGCCTCATGTAGATCATACTGGTGAACTCAAGGCCTTTAAAATTCTTAAAGAAGAAAGTTCTTCTAAGGGAATTCGTCGTATCAAAGCGGTGATTGGTGAAGCGGCTCTGTAA
- the menC gene encoding o-succinylbenzoate synthase, with product MIHIDKVEIIKISIPLLKPMVTGFGAVHTRNSLLFKVYSGSVFGIGEAPVLNEPLYNHETPDSAYSFLKKVAAPLLKQTDFEHPDNFSDRLTPFRGNYFAKSAAVCAVYDLFAKLSNTRIVDLISGSKSEATISRTISVHEKIEDTLAEAQAHIDSGAIYLKLKIKPGHDIDPSIALKKAFPQAILMLDANSAYVLNQETISIFRKLDELDLYCIEQPLQQNDLIDHAKLQSQIKTSLALDESIESLYDTEKAIELGSCKLINIKIPRVGGLTNALRINKKSQEAGIKTWVGGMLESPVGFYTNLSLATVDNVDYPIDFLGALTYIAEYEKFFAHLPYSIQGDKIHIDIQATGFGMDLDWSVLNSFVSETVTI from the coding sequence ATGATTCATATCGACAAAGTAGAAATTATAAAAATTAGTATCCCGTTACTAAAGCCCATGGTAACAGGTTTTGGAGCCGTGCATACCAGAAATTCTTTACTATTCAAAGTTTATTCTGGCAGTGTATTTGGTATTGGAGAAGCTCCTGTACTGAACGAACCTCTGTATAATCATGAGACACCTGATAGCGCTTATAGTTTTCTGAAAAAGGTTGCTGCGCCTTTATTGAAGCAGACAGATTTTGAGCATCCCGATAACTTTAGTGATAGGCTCACTCCTTTTAGGGGGAATTATTTCGCCAAGAGTGCTGCAGTTTGCGCAGTCTATGATCTTTTTGCCAAGCTATCCAATACTCGGATAGTTGATCTGATCTCAGGAAGTAAAAGTGAAGCTACCATTTCCAGAACCATTTCAGTTCATGAAAAAATAGAAGATACTCTAGCTGAGGCTCAAGCTCATATTGATAGTGGAGCAATTTATCTCAAATTAAAAATCAAACCGGGACATGATATTGATCCATCAATCGCTTTAAAGAAAGCCTTTCCTCAAGCAATACTGATGCTCGATGCTAACTCGGCATATGTGTTGAATCAAGAAACCATATCCATCTTTCGAAAGCTTGATGAATTAGATTTATATTGTATAGAGCAACCGTTACAACAGAATGATTTAATCGATCATGCTAAACTTCAATCACAGATTAAAACTAGCCTTGCTCTTGATGAAAGTATTGAAAGCCTCTATGACACGGAAAAAGCTATTGAGTTGGGTAGTTGTAAACTAATTAATATCAAAATCCCTCGAGTTGGAGGCCTTACTAATGCTTTGAGAATTAATAAAAAAAGCCAAGAGGCTGGAATAAAGACTTGGGTTGGCGGTATGTTAGAGTCACCTGTTGGATTCTATACTAATTTGAGTTTGGCCACAGTAGATAATGTAGATTATCCGATAGATTTCTTAGGAGCGTTGACGTATATAGCCGAATATGAAAAGTTTTTTGCTCATTTGCCCTATAGTATCCAAGGAGATAAGATCCATATCGATATCCAGGCTACTGGTTTCGGAATGGATCTTGATTGGTCAGTATTGAACAGCTTCGTATCAGAAACTGTAACTATTTAA
- a CDS encoding isoleucine--tRNA ligase: MPKKTTNKKSKAKTAAPAETATETKPTAEKKPLDTFFSAVDIKQSFPKLEDDILSFWRDSDIFRKTIDSRAGGKEFIFYEGPPTANGKPGVHHVIARVFKDIILRYRTMQGYRIERKAGWDTHGLPVELQVEKELGISGKKQIEEYGIEEFNQKCKESVHRFTQAFEEMTERIGYWVDMKNPYVTYEPDYIESVWWSLKQIWEKGLLYRDLKIVPYCCRCGTPLSSHEVAQEYQTVKDLSLTALAQVKATNTNLVNENETVYLAAWTTTPWTLPGNVAICVGPNVRYAKIRLKDNSWVFIAEERIAAYHDVLPKNADNSPNIEIQATFEGNELVGAEYEPLWPYYTSDKKGWYVIAEPFVTTTDGTGLVQIALYGEDDFQVITKYDLPRVQHVSKEGKFIAGSGPYTGRYFKEEGLDIEILKDLASRDLLLKKEKYEHNYPHCWRCKTPLVYFAISSWFIRMSQLREELMANNETVNWYPEHIKHGRFGNWLAEVKDWALSRNRYWGTPLPIWECQSCGKSVCVGSMIELQKKSGQPLPLNKAEEIDLHRPYIDQITLNCECGGTSTRVEEVIDCWFDSGAVPIAQQHYPFALTEEEFLKNHFPADYICEAIDQTRGWFYTLMAINTILFNQSPYKNVICLGHILDEQGRKMSKSLGNIVDPMEVTNIHGADALRWYMFSASPPGQPRSFSLGLVEQSLRKFLLTLWNVYAFFVTYANIDHFEPKKFTKIIALTHTEAENDSLGLCSLDKEHTYHLTEQGRRDADGIAQELKHTVMDRIYVSPLMRTQEMAQIISQFHNVPVTVDERIGEMDIGTFESKSLTDIQEYITQLKNPYAESFPEGESYLDVEKRCFAFLEELKRKHEGETILVVTHSAVKKMVQKYFYHTPSDQILNQTIIPGLIDRYVMSWSEHKLDRWILSELHTLVDTVASDLDNYRIWEATGKIELFVDNLSNWYVRRSRRRFWKTENDQDKIGAYQTLYHVLSLLTRIIAPFTPFISEHIYKNLVKQESVHMANYPQTIQTFIRPALNEEMAFIRTVVNLGHAIRAAQKLKTRQPLSSVAVIAEHRLSEEEKQVIAEELNVKTVQMTTAEEGKIKRSIKPIPAILGPKYGKDVQKILQAVREDKFTLVEDGTVIIADEFTLLPEEVEIVYQAEPGMSVISQGSIVVALDTQLTDELIWEGYAREIVRHIQEMRKNADYQVDSRINVNIEVLSEGELAHKVLSNFSSYIARETLANTLTEQNLLADREEKVKIDEIELLIKIEPAQN; this comes from the coding sequence ATGCCTAAAAAAACGACTAATAAAAAATCGAAAGCCAAAACCGCAGCCCCAGCTGAAACAGCTACCGAGACCAAGCCAACAGCAGAAAAAAAACCTTTAGATACATTTTTCAGTGCCGTGGATATCAAGCAATCTTTTCCCAAACTAGAAGATGACATTTTAAGTTTTTGGCGAGATAGTGATATTTTTCGCAAAACTATTGATAGCAGAGCTGGCGGTAAAGAATTTATTTTTTATGAAGGCCCACCGACAGCTAATGGGAAACCAGGAGTTCATCATGTAATTGCTAGAGTATTCAAAGACATCATTCTCCGCTATCGAACCATGCAAGGCTACCGAATTGAGCGTAAGGCTGGTTGGGATACTCATGGATTACCAGTAGAATTACAGGTGGAAAAAGAACTTGGCATATCGGGCAAAAAGCAAATTGAAGAATATGGCATAGAGGAATTCAATCAAAAATGTAAGGAGAGCGTCCATCGCTTTACCCAAGCATTTGAAGAAATGACAGAACGGATCGGCTACTGGGTAGACATGAAAAATCCTTATGTCACCTATGAGCCTGATTATATTGAATCTGTCTGGTGGTCGCTGAAACAAATTTGGGAAAAAGGACTATTGTATCGTGATCTCAAAATAGTACCTTATTGCTGTCGTTGCGGCACCCCTTTATCTAGCCACGAAGTGGCGCAAGAGTACCAAACAGTAAAGGATCTATCACTGACGGCATTGGCCCAAGTGAAAGCGACAAATACCAATTTAGTAAATGAGAATGAAACAGTATACTTGGCCGCTTGGACCACTACGCCATGGACTTTACCTGGAAATGTAGCTATTTGTGTCGGCCCTAATGTTCGTTATGCCAAAATAAGGTTAAAAGACAATAGTTGGGTGTTTATAGCAGAAGAGCGAATCGCGGCTTATCATGATGTTCTACCTAAAAATGCCGATAACTCTCCTAATATTGAAATTCAGGCTACCTTCGAAGGCAATGAATTAGTCGGTGCAGAGTATGAACCATTATGGCCTTATTATACTAGTGATAAAAAGGGCTGGTATGTTATTGCTGAACCATTTGTCACTACCACTGACGGTACCGGTTTGGTTCAAATTGCTTTATATGGTGAAGATGATTTCCAAGTCATTACCAAATATGATTTACCTCGTGTGCAGCATGTTAGTAAAGAAGGCAAGTTTATTGCTGGTAGTGGCCCATACACTGGGCGCTATTTCAAAGAAGAGGGATTGGACATAGAAATCTTAAAAGATTTAGCCAGTAGAGATTTGTTGCTCAAAAAGGAAAAGTACGAACACAATTATCCTCATTGTTGGCGTTGCAAAACACCATTGGTTTATTTTGCTATTAGCTCTTGGTTTATTCGCATGTCGCAATTGAGAGAAGAATTGATGGCTAATAATGAAACAGTAAATTGGTATCCTGAACATATCAAACATGGCCGCTTTGGTAATTGGCTAGCAGAAGTAAAAGATTGGGCTCTATCTCGCAATCGCTATTGGGGTACGCCGTTACCAATATGGGAATGTCAAAGCTGTGGCAAGTCGGTCTGTGTGGGCTCCATGATTGAATTACAAAAGAAAAGCGGCCAACCATTGCCCCTGAATAAAGCTGAAGAAATTGACTTACACCGTCCCTATATCGACCAAATCACCCTTAACTGTGAATGTGGCGGTACTAGCACTAGAGTAGAGGAAGTAATTGATTGTTGGTTTGATTCCGGTGCCGTACCTATTGCTCAACAGCATTATCCGTTTGCCCTTACTGAAGAAGAATTTTTAAAGAATCACTTTCCCGCTGATTATATTTGTGAAGCTATCGATCAAACCCGTGGTTGGTTCTATACCCTCATGGCCATCAACACTATTTTATTCAATCAAAGTCCTTACAAGAATGTTATTTGTCTTGGCCATATTCTCGATGAGCAAGGGAGAAAAATGAGTAAGTCGCTAGGCAATATTGTAGACCCGATGGAAGTGACTAATATTCATGGTGCTGATGCTCTGCGCTGGTATATGTTTAGCGCATCTCCTCCAGGTCAGCCCCGTAGTTTTTCCTTAGGATTAGTAGAGCAATCGCTACGCAAGTTCTTGCTTACTTTATGGAATGTGTATGCATTCTTTGTTACTTATGCCAATATTGATCATTTTGAGCCGAAGAAGTTTACCAAAATTATTGCCCTTACTCATACTGAAGCCGAAAATGACAGCTTGGGCTTATGTAGTTTAGACAAAGAACATACCTATCATCTCACCGAGCAGGGTAGACGGGATGCTGATGGTATCGCCCAAGAGCTCAAACACACCGTTATGGATCGCATTTATGTTTCTCCTTTGATGCGCACTCAAGAGATGGCTCAAATTATTAGTCAATTCCATAATGTCCCGGTCACGGTTGATGAACGTATTGGTGAAATGGATATTGGTACCTTCGAGAGTAAAAGTCTCACTGATATCCAAGAATATATTACACAGCTCAAGAATCCTTATGCTGAAAGTTTCCCGGAAGGAGAATCATATCTTGATGTTGAGAAAAGATGCTTTGCTTTCTTAGAAGAGCTCAAGCGCAAACATGAAGGGGAAACGATCTTGGTTGTTACTCATAGTGCCGTAAAAAAGATGGTGCAAAAGTATTTCTATCACACTCCATCTGATCAAATACTCAATCAAACCATTATTCCTGGCCTGATTGACCGATATGTAATGAGTTGGAGTGAGCATAAACTAGATCGTTGGATTCTCTCTGAACTCCATACTTTAGTTGATACCGTAGCTAGTGATTTAGATAATTATCGGATATGGGAAGCCACTGGTAAGATCGAATTATTTGTAGACAATCTCTCCAATTGGTATGTACGTCGCTCCCGTCGTCGTTTTTGGAAAACAGAAAATGATCAAGATAAAATTGGTGCTTATCAAACCCTCTACCATGTATTGAGTTTACTCACTCGTATTATTGCGCCATTCACACCATTTATTAGCGAACATATTTATAAGAATTTGGTAAAGCAAGAATCCGTCCACATGGCTAATTATCCTCAGACTATTCAAACCTTTATTCGTCCTGCCTTGAATGAAGAAATGGCTTTTATTAGAACTGTAGTCAACTTGGGCCATGCTATCCGAGCAGCTCAAAAGCTCAAAACTAGACAACCATTAAGCTCCGTTGCTGTTATCGCAGAACATCGCTTGAGTGAGGAAGAAAAACAAGTAATTGCTGAAGAACTCAATGTCAAAACAGTACAAATGACTACAGCTGAAGAAGGCAAGATCAAACGAAGCATCAAACCAATTCCCGCTATTTTGGGCCCCAAATATGGCAAAGATGTCCAAAAGATTTTGCAAGCCGTGAGAGAAGATAAGTTTACTTTAGTTGAAGATGGTACCGTGATTATCGCTGATGAATTCACCCTTTTACCGGAAGAGGTGGAAATCGTGTATCAAGCGGAACCAGGCATGAGTGTCATTAGTCAGGGTTCTATTGTAGTCGCCCTGGATACTCAGCTTACTGATGAGCTAATTTGGGAGGGATATGCTCGAGAGATTGTCCGTCATATTCAAGAAATGCGAAAAAATGCCGATTATCAAGTAGATAGTCGTATCAATGTTAATATCGAAGTCTTAAGTGAAGGTGAATTAGCTCACAAAGTCCTCAGCAACTTTAGCTCTTATATTGCTCGCGAAACATTAGCTAACACTTTGACTGAACAAAATTTGCTCGCTGATCGAGAAGAGAAAGTGAAAATCGATGAAATCGAACTATTAATTAAAATAGAACCGGCTCAGAATTAA
- a CDS encoding aminopeptidase P N-terminal domain-containing protein produces the protein MATEFIKRREALTQQLPPASVAIVFSNQSIYRNADTEYPFRQDSNFWYLTGFNEPQALLLIRKDAQGNLEEYLYTQLAHAKKDVWSGKRPTVEETSRITGIAHVKEWDTFDQDLVRLFQGCTTCYFDIDGKSYVKERKRVLGILADADRHGVGAAIMSIHKLAPLLARLRMYKSESEIRLMKKAAQISIHAHKCAVASLRSHVKEINKFYEYQLAADIVYAFTKAGANWAYLPIVAGGNNACTLHYTKNNAVLLTEDLCLIDAGAECDYYAADITRCYPISGTFSPIQKDIYEIVLQAQLTAIEEINKADATMLSIHMAAVKVLVAGLIDLKVLKGSIEENVAQKAYGDFFMHGTGHFLGLDVHDAAIYKDTNGRPVVLTEGMVVTVEPGLYFPKENDSLPEELRGIGIRIEDDIVKTASGIDILTQDLPKNVVDIEKMFM, from the coding sequence ATGGCTACTGAGTTCATTAAACGCCGAGAGGCATTGACTCAACAATTGCCACCAGCCTCAGTAGCAATAGTTTTTTCTAATCAATCAATTTATCGCAATGCTGATACTGAGTATCCTTTCCGTCAGGATAGCAATTTTTGGTATTTAACCGGCTTCAATGAACCACAAGCACTTTTGTTGATTCGTAAAGATGCTCAGGGCAATTTAGAGGAATATTTATATACACAATTAGCGCATGCCAAGAAAGATGTGTGGAGCGGAAAAAGACCAACAGTTGAAGAGACCAGCCGAATTACTGGTATCGCTCATGTAAAAGAGTGGGATACATTTGATCAAGATCTAGTAAGGCTATTTCAAGGTTGTACTACTTGTTACTTTGATATCGATGGTAAATCATATGTTAAGGAAAGAAAGAGAGTCCTTGGTATCCTTGCTGATGCGGATCGTCACGGAGTGGGGGCCGCGATTATGAGTATTCATAAGTTGGCACCTTTACTAGCAAGATTACGTATGTACAAATCAGAGTCAGAAATAAGACTAATGAAAAAAGCAGCACAGATTAGTATCCATGCTCATAAATGTGCAGTTGCGAGCTTACGATCTCACGTCAAAGAGATAAATAAGTTTTATGAGTACCAACTTGCTGCTGACATCGTTTACGCCTTTACTAAGGCTGGAGCCAATTGGGCATATCTTCCAATAGTTGCTGGAGGCAATAATGCTTGTACATTGCATTATACTAAGAATAACGCAGTATTGCTAACTGAAGATCTCTGTCTTATCGATGCAGGAGCTGAATGTGATTATTATGCAGCAGATATTACACGTTGTTATCCTATTTCTGGAACTTTTTCTCCGATCCAGAAAGATATTTATGAGATAGTGCTCCAGGCACAGTTAACTGCTATTGAAGAGATAAACAAGGCCGATGCAACTATGTTATCTATTCATATGGCAGCTGTGAAAGTTTTAGTGGCTGGTCTGATCGATCTTAAAGTACTCAAAGGTTCTATAGAAGAAAATGTTGCTCAAAAGGCATATGGTGACTTTTTTATGCATGGTACAGGCCACTTCTTAGGTCTCGATGTCCATGACGCTGCTATCTATAAGGATACTAATGGTAGGCCCGTTGTGCTTACTGAAGGCATGGTGGTTACTGTGGAGCCAGGACTATACTTTCCTAAAGAAAATGACTCGCTCCCTGAGGAATTGCGCGGTATTGGAATAAGAATTGAAGATGATATAGTAAAAACAGCTTCAGGTATTGATATTCTCACCCAGGATTTGCCAAAGAATGTTGTTGATATTGAGAAAATGTTCATGTAA
- the uvrB gene encoding excinuclease ABC subunit UvrB codes for MDNKQFKLVAPYSLTGDQPRALKELMAGIEQGKRHQTLLGATGTGKTFIMANVISQMQRPTLVLAHNKTLAAQLYSEFKEFFPENAVNYFVSYYDYYQPEAYIARSDTYIEKDASINEEIDKYRHAATKNLLTRRDVIIVASVSCIYGLGSVEEYGNVAEKLSVGLQYKRDKLLRHLADLQYRRNDIAFTRGTFRARGDVVEIYPTYSDTAIRIAYFGDEIEELQEFDTLTGEIIAQLQSIEIFPAKHAVTSRETILRAVEQIRAELEQRVKELNEWGKIVEAQRVRQRTEYDIEMMLETGYCSGIENYTRYLNNRGPGDQPATLLDYFPDDYLMFIDESHITIPQIGGMFNGNLARKTSLVEYGFRLPSAYDNRPLTFAEFEKQINTAVYVSATPREYEVKKSGDVVVEQLIRPTGLLDPTLVVKPTENQIDDLLVEIHKRIEVNERVLVTTLTKRMAEDLTEYLQEAGIKVKYLHSDIDTMARLDILRDLRLGEIEVIVGINLLREGLDLPEVSLIAILDADKEGFLRSDMALIQTIGRAARNAHGHVIMYADRMTDAMKKAISETNRRRAIQEEYNKKHGITPTTIIKEIRNIMPQDELRQDAPKLSELPEEEIAKVITQLELQMDMAAGKMEFEKAAELRDQIEELQKKLKKLKR; via the coding sequence ATGGATAATAAGCAATTTAAATTGGTTGCGCCCTATTCACTTACTGGTGATCAGCCAAGAGCGCTAAAAGAACTGATGGCGGGAATTGAACAAGGGAAAAGGCATCAGACGCTATTGGGAGCCACTGGTACCGGGAAAACATTTATTATGGCCAATGTGATTAGTCAAATGCAAAGGCCCACTTTAGTTTTGGCGCATAATAAAACTCTGGCAGCGCAGCTCTATAGCGAGTTTAAAGAATTTTTTCCCGAGAACGCTGTAAATTACTTTGTCTCCTACTATGATTATTATCAGCCAGAAGCGTATATTGCTCGCTCAGACACTTATATTGAAAAAGACGCTTCTATCAATGAAGAAATTGATAAATACCGCCATGCAGCGACAAAGAATCTACTTACTCGAAGAGATGTGATTATCGTGGCTTCAGTGTCATGCATTTATGGTTTGGGTTCAGTGGAAGAGTATGGCAATGTAGCGGAAAAACTGAGTGTCGGTCTGCAATATAAAAGAGACAAACTGCTCCGTCACCTAGCTGATCTCCAATATCGTCGCAATGATATTGCCTTTACTCGTGGTACATTTCGCGCCCGTGGCGATGTGGTAGAGATTTATCCTACCTATAGTGATACTGCTATTCGTATTGCTTATTTCGGCGACGAGATCGAAGAGTTACAAGAGTTTGATACTCTGACTGGAGAAATCATTGCTCAATTACAGTCAATCGAAATATTTCCCGCCAAGCATGCGGTGACTTCCCGAGAAACTATTCTCCGGGCGGTAGAGCAAATTCGAGCTGAGCTAGAGCAAAGAGTAAAGGAGCTAAATGAATGGGGAAAAATCGTGGAAGCGCAACGTGTCCGTCAGAGAACTGAATATGATATCGAAATGATGTTGGAGACTGGGTACTGTAGTGGTATTGAAAATTATACTCGTTATCTTAATAATCGCGGCCCTGGTGATCAGCCAGCAACCTTGCTCGATTATTTCCCCGATGATTATTTAATGTTTATTGATGAATCACATATTACTATCCCCCAAATAGGTGGTATGTTTAACGGTAATTTGGCGCGTAAGACTAGTCTAGTAGAGTACGGTTTCCGCTTACCCTCAGCTTACGACAATCGGCCACTGACATTTGCTGAGTTTGAAAAACAAATAAATACAGCAGTATATGTATCAGCGACTCCCCGTGAATATGAGGTGAAAAAATCTGGTGATGTGGTGGTAGAGCAGCTAATTCGTCCTACTGGTTTACTCGATCCTACTTTGGTAGTGAAGCCGACAGAGAATCAAATTGACGATCTTTTGGTAGAAATTCATAAACGCATTGAAGTCAATGAGCGGGTATTGGTAACCACTCTGACCAAGCGCATGGCGGAAGATCTCACTGAATACCTACAAGAGGCAGGTATCAAGGTGAAATATCTGCATTCTGATATCGACACTATGGCGCGCCTCGATATTCTTCGGGATTTGCGCTTGGGAGAAATTGAGGTAATTGTGGGTATCAACTTACTTCGTGAAGGATTAGATTTACCAGAAGTAAGCTTGATCGCTATTCTCGATGCTGACAAAGAGGGCTTTCTCCGTTCTGATATGGCCTTGATCCAAACTATTGGTCGAGCAGCTCGTAATGCTCATGGGCATGTGATCATGTATGCCGATCGTATGACGGATGCCATGAAAAAGGCAATTTCAGAAACCAATCGTCGTCGTGCTATTCAAGAGGAGTACAACAAAAAGCATGGCATTACACCTACTACTATTATCAAAGAAATCCGTAATATCATGCCTCAAGATGAATTACGCCAAGATGCACCTAAACTCAGTGAATTACCTGAAGAAGAAATCGCTAAGGTCATTACTCAATTAGAATTGCAGATGGATATGGCTGCCGGCAAAATGGAATTTGAAAAAGCAGCAGAACTCCGTGACCAAATTGAAGAGCTTCAGAAAAAGTTGAAGAAGTTGAAGCGGTAA
- the pepE gene encoding dipeptidase PepE: MKDLLLLSSSRVYGYDGFLKYCEEQVKAFLSNAQNILFVPYAIYDMDFYTGIYDEVFQRLGYKIKSIHRESDRQQAIKDADVIFVGGGNTFLLLNRLYEANVLPSIKERVMSGRKYLGISAGSNIASPTICTTNDMPIVYPPSFTSLSLVPFQINPHYVDPEANSTHKGETRADRIKGYQELNKVPVLGMREGAILHIEDDQCQLLGIAGAKLFSPDGKITDFEINQDLSSLL; the protein is encoded by the coding sequence ATGAAGGATTTATTGTTGCTCAGTAGTTCTCGTGTGTATGGGTATGATGGCTTTCTTAAATATTGTGAAGAACAAGTTAAAGCATTCTTGAGTAATGCTCAAAATATTCTCTTTGTTCCTTACGCGATATACGACATGGATTTTTATACAGGTATTTATGATGAAGTATTTCAAAGGTTAGGTTACAAAATTAAATCAATTCATCGGGAAAGTGATCGTCAGCAGGCCATCAAAGATGCCGATGTCATTTTTGTTGGTGGCGGTAATACGTTTTTGCTACTGAACAGACTGTATGAGGCAAATGTTTTGCCTTCAATAAAGGAAAGGGTCATGAGTGGCAGAAAGTATTTAGGTATTAGTGCTGGTAGTAATATTGCTTCTCCCACGATTTGTACTACCAATGATATGCCGATTGTTTATCCACCATCATTTACTTCATTGAGTCTTGTCCCCTTTCAGATCAATCCACACTATGTTGATCCTGAAGCAAATAGTACCCATAAAGGTGAAACTCGTGCTGATCGTATTAAAGGTTATCAAGAGTTGAATAAGGTGCCTGTATTAGGTATGAGAGAAGGAGCAATACTTCACATTGAGGATGATCAATGCCAGCTTTTGGGTATTGCGGGGGCGAAGTTGTTTTCACCAGACGGTAAGATTACAGATTTTGAGATAAATCAGGATCTCTCGTCTCTTTTGTAA
- a CDS encoding transcriptional regulator, with protein sequence MSLIKALEKVANAKELSLLLEVILTPKELQEIGQRLEILNRLEHGEPQHKIAQKLHVGVATVTRGASVIRSNSYQKIKHLLTT encoded by the coding sequence ATGAGTCTAATCAAAGCCTTAGAAAAAGTCGCTAACGCCAAAGAGTTATCCTTATTGCTAGAAGTCATACTGACTCCGAAAGAGCTCCAAGAGATAGGGCAACGCCTAGAAATACTCAACCGCTTAGAACACGGAGAGCCTCAGCATAAAATTGCCCAGAAGTTACATGTTGGAGTAGCCACAGTAACTCGGGGAGCCAGTGTAATCAGAAGCAATAGTTATCAAAAGATTAAGCATCTCTTAACTACTTAA